One genomic window of Undibacterium cyanobacteriorum includes the following:
- a CDS encoding SOS response-associated peptidase produces the protein MCVNYTPTRKDQIAAKFDAIDQTGIDWRPETWQDYSAPFITHDDLKRRRAQLGSYSMVPKDKIPAGVKRYSTMNARAETIGELRSYRDAWKRSQLCLVPMENFFEPNYESGKAERWQIGLLEQTDFAVAGIYRAWPEADGQMSFSFCQITINADDHPLMNRFHKPGEEKRNLVILEPHDYDDWLSCTNPEMARAFLQNYPAEKMWAKALPSKPRIRKNLHETEDSNLNLPIQASLL, from the coding sequence ATGTGTGTCAATTACACCCCAACCCGAAAAGATCAAATCGCTGCAAAGTTCGACGCCATCGATCAGACTGGCATCGACTGGCGACCAGAAACTTGGCAGGACTACAGCGCGCCTTTTATCACTCACGACGATCTCAAACGTCGACGTGCACAGCTTGGCAGCTACAGCATGGTGCCGAAAGATAAAATTCCAGCTGGAGTAAAGCGCTACTCAACCATGAATGCGCGCGCTGAAACCATAGGTGAACTGCGCAGTTATCGAGATGCCTGGAAACGCAGCCAGTTGTGCCTCGTGCCGATGGAGAATTTCTTCGAACCCAATTATGAAAGCGGTAAAGCTGAGCGCTGGCAAATTGGCTTGCTCGAACAGACCGATTTCGCAGTCGCCGGAATTTATCGGGCCTGGCCCGAAGCCGATGGGCAAATGAGTTTCTCGTTTTGCCAGATCACCATTAACGCCGACGATCATCCATTAATGAATCGCTTTCATAAACCCGGCGAAGAAAAACGTAATTTGGTGATTCTCGAACCGCACGACTACGATGATTGGCTCAGCTGCACCAATCCTGAAATGGCGCGCGCCTTTTTGCAAAATTATCCCGCCGAGAAAATGTGGGCGAAAGCGCTGCCAAGCAAACCTCGAATCCGCAAAAATTTGCACGAGACAGAGGATTCCAACTTGAATCTACCAATACAAGCCAGCTTGCTCTAA
- a CDS encoding VOC family protein gives MQIESIGQIAIAVSDVEKAKSFYQEVLGLKLLFDAPPSLSFFQCGGTRLMLTTLQGDTADHRTSVIYYKVDQLESVASHLSSLGVAWVQAPNLVAKMPDHELWMGFIRDPDQNLIGLMEERR, from the coding sequence ATGCAAATTGAGTCAATCGGTCAGATTGCAATTGCAGTCAGTGACGTAGAAAAGGCGAAATCTTTTTACCAAGAAGTCTTAGGACTCAAGCTGTTGTTTGATGCGCCCCCATCTCTCAGTTTTTTTCAGTGTGGTGGTACCCGCTTAATGCTGACCACACTGCAAGGCGATACCGCTGACCATAGGACATCGGTGATTTATTACAAGGTCGATCAGCTGGAGTCAGTTGCAAGCCATCTCTCTTCACTCGGCGTGGCATGGGTACAAGCACCCAATTTAGTGGCCAAAATGCCTGATCATGAATTGTGGATGGGTTTTATTCGCGACCCTGATCAAAACTTGATTGGTTTGATGGAAGAACGGCGCTAA
- a CDS encoding 5-formyltetrahydrofolate cyclo-ligase has product MAISGNIDEKTLARRELRKLLKQRRSAILPAAKSQWDSQIAHKLSSLIRECKPQCLAVYWPIQSEPNLIACFEQLHHAGIALALPIVVGPAQALKFVAWIPGQEMELDCFGIPMPKQREIALEPDYVLAPCVGFNPSLFRLGYGGGFYDRTFAQLSKAKRIGIAYELSHTEFEPDQFDLALDYILTETQLYAQQT; this is encoded by the coding sequence GTGGCAATCAGCGGAAATATCGACGAAAAAACGCTCGCGCGCCGAGAATTACGCAAACTTCTGAAACAAAGAAGATCCGCCATTTTGCCCGCCGCCAAAAGCCAATGGGATAGCCAAATCGCCCACAAGCTCAGCAGTCTTATCCGAGAATGTAAGCCGCAATGCCTCGCGGTGTATTGGCCAATTCAATCTGAACCCAATCTGATTGCCTGTTTCGAGCAACTACACCATGCAGGAATAGCTCTGGCTCTGCCCATCGTCGTCGGACCAGCTCAGGCACTTAAATTTGTGGCATGGATTCCGGGGCAAGAAATGGAACTAGATTGTTTCGGTATCCCTATGCCCAAGCAACGCGAAATCGCGCTTGAGCCCGATTACGTTTTGGCGCCTTGTGTTGGCTTCAACCCAAGCTTATTCAGGCTTGGTTATGGCGGAGGCTTTTATGATCGTACCTTCGCGCAATTAAGCAAAGCGAAACGAATCGGGATTGCTTACGAGCTCTCACACACAGAATTCGAACCAGATCAATTTGACCTAGCACTCGACTACATTCTGACCGAAACGCAACTCTACGCTCAGCAAACTTAG